From one Bacteriovorax sp. BAL6_X genomic stretch:
- a CDS encoding TolC family protein — protein MNYYKIAFLIVTFTPFICSASVEELYLKSLKKSKQVEVFKLTEKKTVSDLETVESSLYPSLDAVYANTYRDEYPESSKNKEIDSEVYLSLRQKLFQGGAEFALYDYNKIVPKQAKALTDKSLAEYYSQFSTLFFQMSSAIEEKERVEALLKNLKKRVSIVRQRAKIGRDRKADLYALESQLHRLEAGLVQSKAQVKTSMTDFMNFSGLDDVKEVKDSIDPLKLILSKNVDLENTPDLKSLKYDYEASVAEAKIEKAAYYPQVDLSADYNIDKNDIGERDWRVSLNVTLNLLDFGERKSKVTSRRIVSQINKAQIDYNRRNTVNRWSAFVKNFDYKKNELQTLRKALYRSRASYQEQLKDLNKGLVTQIEVIRSLDDVIDLEKLAIRSSLEVKSLYYQANAYLGNIPKN, from the coding sequence TTGAATTACTATAAAATTGCATTTTTAATTGTTACTTTTACGCCTTTTATTTGCAGCGCTTCTGTTGAAGAGCTTTATTTAAAATCTTTAAAGAAGTCTAAGCAAGTCGAGGTCTTTAAACTTACAGAGAAAAAAACTGTTTCTGACCTAGAGACCGTTGAGTCAAGCCTCTACCCAAGCTTAGATGCAGTATATGCTAATACTTATCGTGATGAATATCCCGAAAGCTCAAAAAATAAAGAGATTGATTCTGAAGTCTATCTATCATTAAGACAAAAGCTATTTCAAGGTGGAGCCGAATTCGCTCTATACGACTATAATAAAATTGTCCCTAAACAGGCCAAGGCATTAACAGATAAAAGTCTTGCTGAGTATTATTCTCAATTTTCGACATTGTTTTTTCAAATGTCTTCGGCAATAGAAGAAAAAGAAAGGGTAGAAGCTCTTCTTAAAAACTTAAAAAAGAGAGTTAGCATAGTAAGGCAAAGAGCAAAGATTGGGCGAGATCGTAAAGCCGATTTATATGCTCTTGAATCTCAGCTCCATCGTCTAGAGGCCGGACTCGTTCAAAGCAAAGCGCAAGTCAAAACATCAATGACTGACTTTATGAACTTTTCAGGTCTTGATGATGTTAAAGAAGTAAAAGATAGTATCGACCCTTTAAAATTGATTCTTTCTAAAAATGTTGATCTAGAAAATACACCAGACCTTAAAAGCTTAAAATATGATTATGAAGCTTCTGTTGCTGAAGCTAAAATTGAAAAGGCCGCTTATTATCCTCAAGTAGATTTAAGCGCTGATTACAATATTGATAAGAATGATATTGGAGAGCGTGATTGGAGAGTTAGCTTGAATGTTACTCTGAATCTATTAGACTTCGGTGAAAGAAAGTCAAAAGTAACAAGTCGAAGAATTGTTTCGCAAATTAATAAAGCCCAAATTGATTATAATAGAAGAAACACTGTTAATCGTTGGAGTGCTTTTGTTAAAAACTTTGACTATAAGAAAAATGAATTACAAACACTAAGAAAAGCTTTGTATCGAAGTAGAGCATCATATCAAGAACAGTTAAAAGATCTTAATAAAGGACTAGTGACTCAAATTGAAGTTATTAGATCTTTAGACGATGTAATTGACCTAGAAAAGCTAGCAATTAGATCATCTCTTGAAGTTAAGTCTTTATATTATCAGGCAAATGCTTACTTAGGTAATATTCCTAAAAATTAA
- a CDS encoding metalloregulator ArsR/SmtB family transcription factor translates to MMSLAKVFKVLGDEARLSIIRSLTEKDLYAEVLAERLSLSPGTITHHLKKLEAVGLIKSRKEQYYKVFSLQKKVLDKNILNSILEVSISNEDENEVQYEQKIIKSFFKNGELKSIPVQRKKRLVILKHLLQEFKKGRDYTEAEVNERLEKYNEDFCTIRREFIAEKLMSRKSGVYRVV, encoded by the coding sequence ATGATGAGTCTTGCAAAAGTATTCAAAGTCTTAGGGGATGAGGCGAGATTGAGTATTATTAGAAGCCTTACAGAGAAAGATCTTTATGCAGAAGTTCTTGCGGAAAGACTTTCTCTTTCTCCTGGTACGATTACACATCATTTAAAAAAATTAGAGGCCGTAGGACTTATTAAGTCTCGTAAAGAGCAGTACTATAAAGTCTTTTCACTTCAAAAGAAGGTATTAGATAAAAATATTTTAAACTCAATTCTTGAAGTCTCAATTTCTAACGAAGATGAAAATGAAGTTCAATATGAGCAAAAGATAATTAAATCATTTTTTAAAAATGGAGAACTGAAGTCGATTCCTGTGCAACGAAAAAAGAGGCTTGTTATCTTAAAGCATCTACTACAAGAGTTTAAGAAGGGGAGAGACTACACAGAAGCCGAGGTAAACGAAAGACTTGAAAAGTATAATGAAGACTTTTGTACAATTAGACGCGAGTTTATTGCAGAGAAGCTCATGTCTAGAAAATCTGGTGTTTATAGAGTTGTTTAA
- a CDS encoding endonuclease I family protein translates to MKNLITNFLIILCLSTQANAITRFDIAQIAKKNHVALEYKEVKKVMFSMVDNVDGVICSVYTPSQCKKRYQQKEKNFKINIEHTWPQSKGAKELPANSDMHHLFLTSKESNSKRANLPFCNAAYNYWQMDGSIQGFDDYAQDCFEPQNGHKGNVARAMFYFAVRYDFSIDKDQEETLRAWNKLDPVDERELERNEIIKSLQGNINPFILNPDWVNEISNF, encoded by the coding sequence ATGAAAAATCTTATTACAAATTTCCTAATCATCTTATGTCTATCAACTCAAGCAAATGCCATCACACGTTTTGATATTGCCCAAATCGCAAAGAAGAACCACGTGGCCCTTGAGTACAAAGAAGTTAAAAAAGTGATGTTTTCGATGGTGGACAATGTTGATGGTGTTATTTGTAGTGTCTACACACCTAGCCAGTGTAAGAAGAGATATCAGCAAAAAGAGAAGAATTTCAAAATCAATATTGAACACACATGGCCTCAGTCAAAGGGAGCAAAAGAGCTTCCTGCCAATAGTGATATGCACCACCTCTTTCTAACGAGTAAAGAGTCTAATAGTAAGAGAGCAAATCTTCCTTTTTGTAATGCTGCTTACAATTACTGGCAAATGGATGGAAGTATTCAAGGCTTTGATGATTATGCTCAGGATTGCTTTGAGCCACAAAATGGCCACAAAGGAAATGTTGCGCGAGCAATGTTCTACTTTGCTGTTCGCTATGATTTTTCAATTGATAAGGATCAAGAGGAAACTCTCAGAGCTTGGAATAAACTGGATCCAGTAGATGAGCGAGAACTAGAGAGAAATGAGATTATCAAATCTCTTCAAGGAAATATCAATCCGTTTATTTTAAACCCTGATTGGGTTAATGAAATTTCAAACTTCTAG
- a CDS encoding efflux RND transporter permease subunit yields the protein MSLSSLSIKNPVFAWMLMFSLILFGILGFRELGINENPDVDYPSISIAYEYEGATPEVVEKDVLEPAESVLVSMQGIKDMTSTAGRGQGRINLEFTLDKDIDFALQEVQTLLGRAQRQLPDIVETPTVTKSNAADDPILYLALVSDTLSERELNILFKDGVIDQITTIEGVSEVRAFGAREPMMRVDVIAEKLDSFQLTLSDIVQTLQRESVELPAGKFETLKDEKSLRVLGEGRTVDDFKNMIISRRGGRANYVPIRLSEVANIYAGVENRTRISRVNQKPSLSMPIYKQRGVNAVDVADRVKARVKEISENLPDGTSLTVNFDRTSFIRLSIGELLQNLVLSVLLTSLVCWLFLNSMSATINIVLAIPTAIIGTFSFMYLMGFSLNTFSLLGLTLAIGIVVDDAIVMLENIVRYAKKGHDKVQASFKGSKEIAFAVLATTAVLIAIFAPITLMPGIEGRFFKEFALTICIAVSLSSLEALTLAPMRCSQFLNVTSKGIFIHHWVNSAVDFGNKIYMGVLKFSLGHRLKVILISTVVILASFMSLNHIDKEFAPESDRSFMFVIFIAPDGASLDYTNEKVKEYEAIVSKNENIERMIVAVGGGRGASSGNRGFGVIILKDRDKRELTQFQIASQLRKDLSVIKGLHIIVRDRMGSAIGGRRGSPIEFTITGPDAEIQAQLYEQLAKGMKESDLMVGIRSDDIGELPEVHIIPDRLKAQQRGVEVNTIATALNVGVAGAPATKYTERGRRYDVFVQLAEEDRTRENISSLLLQNNRGEFVTLSEVVKIEDAFGPQTIYRENRSRGVRVDANLKEGVAQSKAIDYIKELGEKVLPKGYYLKFSKDLNESLFSVLMIMVLGLVIAYMVLASQFNSFSDPITVFLAVPFGLAGSFIALWLSGSTLNIYSMIGILLTMGIVKKTSILIVEFSNQLRDEGKELADAILEACKTRFRPIIMTTFTTLASAVPAAVIIGAGSETRRPMALVIIGGVFLSTIFTLVVVPCFYSLIARPRRKILEEV from the coding sequence ATGAGTTTATCATCTCTATCAATTAAAAATCCTGTTTTCGCATGGATGTTAATGTTTTCGCTAATCCTGTTTGGTATACTAGGATTTAGAGAACTTGGAATTAATGAAAACCCTGATGTCGATTATCCATCGATTTCTATAGCGTATGAATACGAAGGTGCAACACCAGAGGTCGTAGAAAAAGATGTTTTAGAGCCTGCTGAATCGGTTCTTGTCTCAATGCAAGGGATTAAAGATATGACGTCAACAGCTGGGCGTGGCCAAGGTCGTATCAATCTTGAGTTTACACTTGATAAGGATATCGACTTTGCGCTTCAGGAAGTTCAAACTCTCTTAGGACGAGCTCAAAGACAATTACCAGATATTGTTGAAACTCCTACTGTAACAAAGTCAAATGCGGCGGATGATCCAATACTTTATCTTGCACTTGTTTCTGATACTCTTTCTGAAAGAGAGCTAAATATTCTATTTAAAGATGGTGTTATTGATCAGATCACAACAATCGAAGGTGTTTCTGAAGTTCGCGCTTTTGGAGCACGCGAACCAATGATGAGAGTTGATGTTATTGCAGAGAAGCTCGATTCATTTCAACTAACCCTATCTGATATTGTACAAACACTTCAAAGAGAGAGTGTGGAGCTTCCAGCTGGTAAGTTTGAAACTCTAAAGGACGAGAAAAGCTTACGTGTCTTAGGTGAAGGACGTACTGTTGATGATTTTAAGAATATGATTATCAGTCGACGTGGTGGGCGAGCAAATTATGTTCCAATTCGACTATCAGAAGTTGCAAATATCTATGCAGGTGTTGAAAATCGTACAAGAATTTCACGTGTGAACCAAAAACCTTCTCTTTCAATGCCTATTTATAAGCAAAGAGGAGTGAATGCTGTTGATGTTGCTGATCGTGTGAAAGCACGAGTCAAAGAGATTTCTGAAAATCTTCCGGATGGTACAAGTCTTACGGTAAACTTTGATCGTACTTCTTTCATTCGATTATCAATTGGAGAGCTTCTACAAAACTTAGTTCTCTCAGTTTTATTAACTTCTTTAGTATGTTGGTTATTTCTAAACTCTATGTCGGCAACAATTAATATAGTTCTGGCAATCCCAACTGCTATTATTGGTACTTTTTCTTTTATGTATTTAATGGGCTTCTCATTAAATACATTCTCACTTTTGGGTCTGACTTTAGCTATTGGAATTGTTGTTGATGATGCCATTGTTATGCTTGAAAATATTGTCCGATATGCAAAGAAGGGACATGATAAAGTACAGGCGTCTTTTAAGGGAAGTAAGGAAATTGCATTTGCGGTTCTTGCTACGACTGCAGTTCTTATCGCAATCTTTGCTCCGATTACTCTTATGCCTGGAATAGAAGGGCGATTCTTTAAGGAATTTGCCTTAACAATCTGTATTGCTGTTTCTCTATCTTCTCTAGAGGCCCTTACTCTTGCACCGATGAGATGTTCACAATTTCTAAACGTTACATCTAAAGGGATCTTTATTCACCACTGGGTTAATAGTGCAGTAGACTTTGGAAATAAAATCTATATGGGAGTTTTAAAATTCTCACTTGGACATCGTTTAAAAGTTATTCTTATTTCTACGGTTGTTATCTTAGCTTCATTTATGTCGCTAAATCACATTGATAAAGAATTTGCACCAGAATCAGATCGAAGCTTCATGTTTGTTATCTTCATTGCTCCAGATGGAGCAAGTTTAGATTATACAAATGAGAAAGTTAAAGAGTATGAAGCAATCGTTTCTAAGAACGAAAATATCGAAAGAATGATTGTTGCTGTTGGTGGTGGACGTGGAGCCTCTTCTGGTAACCGAGGTTTTGGGGTTATCATCCTTAAAGACCGTGATAAAAGAGAGCTGACACAATTTCAGATAGCTTCCCAATTAAGAAAAGATCTATCTGTTATCAAAGGACTTCATATTATTGTTAGAGATAGAATGGGGTCTGCAATTGGTGGCCGAAGAGGAAGTCCAATTGAGTTTACAATTACTGGCCCAGATGCGGAAATCCAAGCTCAACTATATGAGCAATTAGCGAAAGGGATGAAAGAATCTGATCTAATGGTTGGAATTCGCTCCGATGATATTGGTGAACTTCCTGAAGTTCACATCATTCCAGATCGTCTTAAGGCCCAACAACGTGGGGTTGAAGTTAATACTATTGCTACAGCTTTAAATGTTGGTGTTGCTGGGGCGCCTGCAACAAAGTATACAGAACGAGGAAGACGTTATGACGTCTTTGTTCAGCTAGCAGAAGAAGATCGTACTAGAGAGAATATCTCATCACTTCTTCTACAAAATAACCGTGGAGAGTTTGTTACATTAAGTGAAGTTGTAAAGATTGAAGATGCCTTTGGGCCACAGACGATTTACCGTGAAAATCGTTCAAGAGGTGTTCGAGTCGATGCTAACTTAAAAGAAGGTGTCGCTCAGAGTAAGGCCATCGATTATATCAAAGAATTAGGAGAGAAGGTTTTACCTAAAGGTTACTACCTTAAATTCTCAAAAGACCTAAATGAGTCATTATTTAGCGTTCTTATGATTATGGTTCTTGGTCTTGTTATTGCCTACATGGTTTTAGCAAGTCAGTTCAATTCTTTCTCTGACCCAATTACTGTTTTCTTGGCCGTACCATTTGGACTAGCGGGGTCTTTCATTGCTCTATGGCTATCTGGTAGTACCTTAAATATCTACTCGATGATTGGGATTCTCTTAACGATGGGTATTGTTAAGAAGACATCAATTCTTATCGTTGAATTCTCAAATCAATTACGTGATGAAGGAAAGGAATTAGCTGACGCTATCTTAGAAGCATGTAAAACAAGATTTAGACCGATTATTATGACAACTTTTACAACTCTTGCATCGGCGGTTCCTGCAGCTGTTATTATTGGTGCTGGTTCTGAAACGAGAAGACCTATGGCCCTAGTTATTATCGGTGGGGTATTCCTTTCAACGATCTTTACCTTAGTTGTTGTACCTTGTTTCTATTCTTTAATTGCAAGGCCTAGAAGAAAGATTTTAGAAGAAGTTTAG
- a CDS encoding oligopeptide transporter OPT family, whose amino-acid sequence MSNAIEPSLKSKKAGIAFGFIISFVLGSAFVFSALKAGITPGISPLVVLFGWVAMGSFFKSDMKGFLAMAQVTGSAGVAVTAGVAFVAPIVQILAAELGQPVPPVDILSLILASSAGCFLGWGFVGLATQRFLTDPKLPAPEAVACDRLIQTAAENPQARPPLKFSLIPGLALGFVMAFLSQIKVLKASIYDLKFTLSGVETKLPLPINPLYFGIGALLTVPTAILIFFGGLLNAVVKGVSASQSMPGTTFRWVGGAAMVVAVVYSLIAYIIEGRKTRKALANKKADFNAEQLEIPTRVRKQLLSSIGFGAFLLIGMMIYSGATLVGLVALGIVALLLIFFLSGLGALLSLQVGSSASPVSGTVFMGMLVLSLVGLAIGLEGIQGVYFLVPIIVAACVAICASNDSSQDYKTMQFNGLKVSSSFVGQIVGLLGGAISVPLAVYVAHETGTLGSEALPAPQAAFFATVLKSLFIQSDIPLMPVLAGTGLGLIAVIVEIIGKRKGVILSSLAFAVGIYLPSYIGTGILLGSLARLSGTKSVTKITHRGILTAAGLITGDALFALLFGILAIAGMEIAGVEGFNYQTSLSVLFFVSLLLTTAINYAKTSSIEK is encoded by the coding sequence ATGAGTAATGCTATCGAACCATCGTTAAAATCTAAAAAAGCAGGGATAGCCTTTGGCTTTATCATCTCCTTTGTACTCGGTTCAGCATTTGTTTTTTCAGCACTAAAAGCAGGTATTACCCCTGGGATCAGCCCCCTTGTAGTTCTATTTGGTTGGGTTGCAATGGGTAGTTTTTTTAAAAGTGATATGAAAGGTTTCCTGGCCATGGCCCAAGTCACGGGTTCAGCAGGAGTTGCAGTAACAGCAGGTGTCGCTTTCGTTGCACCAATCGTTCAAATCTTAGCGGCGGAACTTGGACAGCCTGTTCCACCAGTCGATATTCTTTCACTGATTCTAGCTTCTTCTGCCGGATGTTTCCTAGGCTGGGGTTTTGTCGGCCTTGCAACTCAAAGGTTTTTAACAGATCCAAAACTTCCAGCTCCTGAGGCCGTTGCCTGTGACCGTCTTATTCAAACGGCTGCAGAAAATCCACAAGCACGTCCACCTTTAAAGTTCTCACTTATCCCAGGTCTAGCACTTGGATTTGTGATGGCCTTCCTAAGCCAAATAAAAGTTTTAAAAGCAAGTATCTATGATCTTAAGTTCACTCTTAGTGGCGTTGAAACAAAACTTCCTCTTCCAATTAACCCACTATACTTTGGAATTGGAGCACTTCTTACTGTTCCTACGGCCATCCTAATCTTCTTTGGAGGACTTCTAAACGCCGTTGTTAAGGGAGTGTCCGCGTCCCAAAGTATGCCAGGGACAACTTTTCGTTGGGTTGGTGGTGCGGCCATGGTTGTTGCCGTAGTTTACTCATTAATTGCATATATTATTGAAGGAAGAAAAACTCGCAAAGCTCTAGCAAATAAGAAAGCAGACTTTAATGCTGAGCAATTAGAAATCCCTACCAGAGTTAGAAAGCAACTTCTTTCATCGATCGGTTTTGGTGCGTTCTTACTAATTGGAATGATGATATATTCAGGAGCGACACTGGTAGGACTTGTTGCACTTGGTATCGTTGCACTACTTCTTATCTTTTTCCTAAGTGGTCTCGGTGCTCTTTTATCACTTCAAGTTGGTTCATCAGCTTCCCCAGTTTCAGGTACTGTATTCATGGGAATGCTAGTTCTAAGTTTAGTTGGTCTTGCTATTGGACTTGAAGGGATTCAAGGTGTTTACTTCTTAGTTCCAATTATTGTTGCTGCTTGTGTTGCCATTTGTGCATCTAATGATTCATCACAAGATTATAAAACAATGCAATTTAATGGCCTAAAAGTTTCCAGCTCATTTGTTGGTCAAATTGTAGGACTTTTAGGTGGAGCAATTTCAGTTCCTCTAGCAGTTTATGTTGCTCACGAAACGGGAACTCTTGGAAGTGAAGCACTACCGGCACCGCAAGCCGCTTTCTTTGCCACAGTTCTTAAATCACTCTTTATTCAAAGCGATATTCCACTAATGCCTGTGCTTGCTGGTACAGGTCTTGGCCTTATAGCAGTTATTGTTGAAATCATCGGAAAACGTAAAGGTGTTATTTTAAGCTCACTTGCATTTGCAGTTGGAATCTATCTACCTTCATATATTGGAACAGGAATTCTATTAGGCTCTCTTGCTAGACTTTCTGGTACTAAGTCTGTGACAAAAATCACTCATCGCGGAATCCTAACTGCTGCTGGACTAATTACAGGAGATGCTCTCTTTGCACTTCTATTTGGTATCCTTGCTATTGCAGGAATGGAAATTGCTGGAGTTGAAGGCTTCAACTACCAAACAAGCCTAAGCGTACTCTTCTTTGTTAGTCTTCTTCTTACGACTGCAATTAACTACGCTAAAACTTCATCTATCGAAAAATAA
- a CDS encoding ankyrin repeat domain-containing protein codes for MKNIILFALFILSINTYSAVDYNEIKRIVVSENAQELDFYLSEVEYRRERIDFNRELNDNGDTLLTLAVWNKKHLFLRVIDRYSFLATSKIDYNKLTKSGSSAVNLAVYSGCIKCLRYLKVAKASFTNIGPSRLDALHTAVYTPKVSSKERLELVEYLIDNDLANMRYRAADGGNALLSTLSRDEDVSQEIALLLLENLMNPNVRNEHKDTPLHWAASKGYTQVARELIYAGAFVDIKNNSGSTPLSLAVFSNKPGIVRLLVEEGDADVDLISGDNIIPIMMAANNNSREMVELLSHRSDWGNSANKVLEQKEETVSLILELVKLSNSAFENTLGSDLWDIGIVDDYISDQKFNSSPKMGLKVKDAKSREICGYSSTIYLDFRRARPFEEVSVSSHVGIIGLKFTDESITYTGTQGIPRKLSFIMPFKSVEEKNKWVQTFDRIHYLFKKNENFGNGPFEMPSRYSSDCLSLP; via the coding sequence TTGAAAAACATAATACTATTCGCCTTATTCATTCTATCTATCAATACATACTCAGCAGTCGATTATAACGAGATTAAAAGAATTGTCGTTAGTGAGAATGCTCAGGAGTTAGACTTCTATCTTTCAGAAGTTGAATATAGAAGAGAGAGAATTGATTTTAACCGAGAGCTTAATGATAATGGTGATACCCTTCTCACTTTAGCTGTATGGAATAAGAAACACCTGTTTTTAAGAGTTATTGATAGGTATTCATTTTTAGCAACTTCTAAAATTGATTACAACAAGCTAACAAAGAGTGGTAGTAGCGCTGTTAACCTTGCTGTATACAGTGGTTGTATTAAATGTCTAAGGTATTTAAAGGTCGCTAAGGCGTCGTTTACAAATATTGGACCTTCAAGATTAGATGCTCTTCATACTGCCGTTTATACACCGAAGGTAAGCTCTAAAGAACGCTTAGAGCTTGTCGAGTACCTCATTGATAATGATCTTGCAAATATGAGATATCGTGCTGCCGATGGTGGAAATGCATTACTTTCAACTTTGTCTCGCGATGAAGATGTGTCACAAGAAATAGCACTTCTTTTGTTAGAGAACCTGATGAACCCTAATGTTAGAAATGAGCATAAAGATACTCCTCTACATTGGGCCGCTTCAAAAGGTTATACACAAGTTGCTCGTGAGTTAATTTACGCAGGAGCCTTTGTTGATATTAAAAACAACTCTGGTTCAACACCTTTATCTCTTGCTGTCTTTAGCAATAAACCAGGTATAGTAAGACTTTTAGTAGAGGAAGGCGATGCTGATGTTGACTTGATCAGTGGAGATAATATCATCCCTATCATGATGGCCGCTAACAATAATTCTAGAGAAATGGTTGAATTATTGTCTCATCGAAGTGATTGGGGGAATTCTGCTAATAAAGTTTTAGAACAAAAAGAAGAGACAGTTTCTTTAATTCTAGAGCTTGTAAAGTTAAGCAATTCTGCATTTGAAAACACTCTAGGTTCAGATCTATGGGATATTGGAATTGTCGATGACTATATTAGTGACCAGAAGTTTAATTCAAGTCCTAAGATGGGCCTTAAAGTGAAGGACGCCAAGTCGAGAGAAATTTGTGGTTATAGCAGTACAATTTATCTCGATTTCAGAAGGGCACGACCTTTTGAAGAAGTTTCAGTATCATCTCATGTTGGGATTATTGGCCTAAAATTTACTGACGAAAGTATCACTTATACTGGTACACAGGGAATACCTAGGAAGTTAAGCTTTATAATGCCGTTTAAAAGTGTAGAGGAAAAGAATAAGTGGGTTCAAACATTTGATAGAATTCACTATTTATTCAAGAAAAATGAGAATTTTGGAAATGGGCCGTTTGAGATGCCATCTCGTTACAGTTCTGATTGTTTAAGCTTACCATAG
- a CDS encoding putative ribosomal RNA large subunit methyltransferase J, translating into MSQQQYIFVCTNPGNEILLKEEIKIFYPELVLSFSKKGFVTFKNTGVSYDLKTISQLQLTFATRSGIFYGKSTPENIVSDVKASGLDSEDFMIHSFAIGCETDFDAQAAFGREINEYSAEGKIVIDLVSLGPNEIWFGAHCVANGCTRYPNSMVEIETPENAVSKGYLKLFQILKLYAVKLFKGDLWLDFGCAPGGASQLLLDEGCKVVGIDPAKISPAVAIHKNFSHMKRSVQDLSHEDLPEDVRWIHADININPKQSIKEVLRLAKKYNRTLKGIIFTVQVVKMEYIENIESFEDQFYDWGFHNIISRQIPSHKKEYVIIATR; encoded by the coding sequence ATGAGTCAACAACAATATATTTTTGTATGCACTAATCCAGGAAATGAAATTCTTTTAAAAGAAGAGATAAAGATATTTTATCCAGAATTAGTTTTAAGTTTTTCTAAGAAAGGCTTTGTGACATTTAAGAATACAGGTGTTTCGTATGACTTGAAAACGATTTCACAACTTCAACTAACATTTGCAACACGAAGTGGAATCTTCTACGGGAAATCAACGCCTGAAAATATTGTAAGTGATGTGAAGGCATCAGGGCTTGATAGTGAAGATTTCATGATCCATAGCTTTGCAATTGGGTGTGAGACTGACTTCGATGCTCAGGCAGCCTTTGGACGTGAAATAAATGAATATAGTGCTGAAGGAAAGATCGTTATTGATTTAGTTAGCTTAGGGCCAAATGAGATTTGGTTTGGAGCTCACTGTGTGGCAAATGGTTGTACTCGCTATCCTAATTCTATGGTTGAAATCGAAACTCCTGAAAATGCCGTTTCAAAAGGGTACTTAAAGCTTTTTCAAATTTTGAAACTTTATGCGGTAAAATTATTTAAAGGTGACCTATGGCTCGATTTTGGTTGTGCCCCTGGTGGTGCCTCTCAACTTCTATTAGATGAAGGATGCAAGGTTGTTGGAATTGATCCTGCAAAAATAAGTCCAGCAGTCGCTATTCATAAAAACTTCTCACATATGAAAAGATCAGTTCAGGATCTTTCACATGAAGATCTGCCTGAGGACGTGCGCTGGATTCATGCCGATATTAATATTAATCCTAAGCAATCAATTAAAGAAGTCCTAAGACTAGCAAAGAAGTATAATCGAACATTAAAGGGAATTATCTTTACTGTTCAGGTTGTAAAGATGGAATATATTGAAAATATCGAATCATTTGAAGATCAATTCTATGATTGGGGATTTCACAATATCATTAGTCGACAAATTCCTTCTCACAAAAAGGAATACGTTATTATAGCGACAAGATAG
- a CDS encoding MarR family winged helix-turn-helix transcriptional regulator — translation MIRSYIKSESEAEISFPKYRILARVNDGVCTCSDLADVIHVSCAAISKLVDALVNDKYISRETCKTDRRITFLKITAKGKKKFEKVRSGASSRFSSNLENLSTAEVSQLTNALEVIENFVLKLQEDQS, via the coding sequence ATGATTAGGTCATACATTAAAAGTGAAAGTGAAGCTGAAATTAGCTTTCCAAAGTATCGTATACTGGCAAGAGTAAATGATGGTGTATGTACGTGTAGTGATTTAGCTGATGTTATTCATGTTTCTTGTGCTGCCATTTCAAAGCTTGTGGATGCATTAGTAAATGACAAGTATATTTCGCGTGAGACCTGTAAGACAGATCGAAGAATTACTTTTTTAAAGATTACAGCAAAGGGCAAGAAGAAGTTTGAGAAGGTCAGAAGTGGCGCCAGTAGTAGGTTTTCAAGTAATTTAGAAAACCTTTCCACAGCTGAAGTTTCACAGTTAACAAATGCTCTCGAAGTAATAGAAAACTTTGTTCTAAAATTACAGGAGGACCAATCTTGA